A genomic segment from Acidimicrobiales bacterium encodes:
- a CDS encoding cytochrome C oxidase subunit IV family protein: MTDATITEPEATEHHDDGHGHASDVLYMKVAAGLAVLTGMEVAWPYLIDDGPVLMFPLLIVMAIKFVIIAAFFMHLKFDSKILSRVFYSGLGLAVGVYIIALLTFRVFEGQV, from the coding sequence ATGACCGACGCCACGATCACCGAGCCCGAGGCCACGGAGCACCACGACGACGGGCACGGCCACGCCAGTGACGTCCTCTACATGAAGGTGGCGGCCGGCCTGGCCGTGCTCACCGGCATGGAGGTGGCCTGGCCGTACCTCATCGACGACGGCCCGGTCCTGATGTTCCCGCTGCTGATCGTGATGGCGATCAAGTTCGTGATCATCGCCGCCTTCTTCATGCACCTGAAGTTCGACTCGAAGATCCTCAGCCGGGTCTTCTACTCGGGCCTCGGCCTGGCCGTGGGCGTGTACATCATCGCCCTGCTCACGTTCCGCGTCTTCGAGGGGCAAGTCTGA
- a CDS encoding cytochrome c oxidase assembly protein has product MLAAGAPDLWRFQPHPEVWVLVLSLAALYVGAVRVVGPKAVPEGTPVLSRRNKAAAVAGIVLLWVASDWPMHDIAEEYLYLVHMVQHTILTLVVPPLALLATPRWLADLVLGSGRVRRVIQVAAKPVVAGVAFNAMTMAVHWPTLVNASVSNGVLHYGLHVALVFTAFMMWTPVCGPIEEWRMSPPAQMIYLFLMSVVPTVPGGWLTFAEGAVYDSYDIPQRAFGLSVQDDQQAAGVFMKLAAGGELWVIITAMFFVWAFRHMRAEEELARADRAPATPDGPAARADGDEPLTYDEVERAFAETAAAPEPDRPRRR; this is encoded by the coding sequence ATGCTCGCTGCCGGCGCCCCCGACCTCTGGCGGTTCCAGCCGCACCCCGAGGTGTGGGTGCTGGTGCTCAGCCTCGCCGCCCTCTACGTGGGGGCGGTCCGGGTGGTGGGGCCCAAGGCGGTGCCCGAGGGCACGCCGGTGCTCAGCCGGCGCAACAAGGCCGCCGCCGTGGCCGGCATCGTCCTGCTGTGGGTGGCCTCCGACTGGCCGATGCACGACATCGCCGAGGAGTACCTGTACCTGGTCCACATGGTGCAGCACACCATCCTCACCCTGGTCGTGCCCCCCCTGGCCCTCCTGGCCACGCCCCGCTGGCTGGCCGACCTGGTGCTGGGCTCGGGCCGGGTCCGCCGGGTCATCCAGGTGGCGGCCAAGCCGGTGGTGGCCGGCGTGGCCTTCAACGCCATGACCATGGCCGTCCACTGGCCGACGCTGGTGAACGCCTCGGTCTCCAACGGCGTCCTCCACTACGGCCTCCACGTGGCGCTGGTGTTCACCGCCTTCATGATGTGGACGCCGGTGTGCGGGCCCATCGAGGAGTGGCGCATGTCGCCCCCGGCCCAGATGATCTACCTGTTCCTCATGTCCGTCGTCCCCACCGTGCCCGGTGGCTGGCTCACCTTCGCCGAGGGCGCGGTGTACGACAGCTACGACATCCCCCAGCGGGCCTTCGGCCTCTCGGTGCAGGACGACCAGCAGGCGGCCGGGGTGTTCATGAAGCTGGCCGCCGGCGGTGAGCTGTGGGTGATCATCACCGCCATGTTCTTCGTGTGGGCCTTCCGGCACATGCGGGCCGAGGAGGAGCTGGCCCGGGCCGACCGAGCGCCCGCCACGCCGGACGGTCCCGCCGCCCGGGCCGACGGCGACGAGCCGCTGACCTACGACGAGGTCGAGCGGGCCTTCGCCGAGACGGCCGCCGCCCCCGAGCCCGACCGCCCCCGGCGGCGCTGA